One window of the Cherax quadricarinatus isolate ZL_2023a chromosome 41, ASM3850222v1, whole genome shotgun sequence genome contains the following:
- the LOC128695796 gene encoding vitellogenin-like, which yields MNTSAVLSLLVLVASTGAAPYEEVTTCSTECPVAGSPKLFYQEGKTYIYEYSGKSKIQLKGVDGQTETEWSAQVELSWITPCDIVITMKDSERDSASVPDAARFLERYPLVVAVVDGRVQHVCSHPDDDTWSINIKKGIASTFQNSLPSNSTVNSGQNITEIDVVGRCPTRYEVENHGDRVIMWKEKNHRLCKESYPTPAETQVPWLRGPLPLEESKSKCKQEIRDGIYSTITCEDKKVVRPSYGFYQYVEAKQESTLKYLSESSERSPNIPQGNMIRKSLKYDYDTPKKDPSMVAQLDQLMRQVCEKTRDIVERDAAALVARAAQLLRMVPEEVVERTLEKIRCGQYCQDPKKLEELFLDAVSFVHESGAVKVMVKELVSERSTSSRVVLYTTAFYLLPRPCIHAMMALKPLFESTRPLAMPTLAAASMVNTYCRHNHNCHEQAPVRSLVEALGNKLRRQCSASNDEHTVKAALTTLKALGNMGVMTQEVTTSVLRCMETEGVEKRIRVAAAQAFRQTKCHRSVTEQLVSIAVHPAKDTEIRISSYLMAVRCAKRKDLENIVASISREDNTQVRGFVLSHLLNLQDTNTPHKEHLRHMLTNVLIPRDFKIDIRKYSRNIDLSYFSPSAGVGAGLESNIIYAPGSFIPRSIDFNLTAALEGISMNIGEVGARFEGLDPFIEKLFGPESYFQKASYEQIFSEMTSLFHEKKNKFLEHFHGDFKHKRSIDMSTLSNFFHNLYSDESRLAKADVFARFMGQEISFASLAGDLTDISADRFIEAFFSYFSDIADQMKHLNINSARTAQLHLDYYFPTIQGTPFKLKMDGTAVLGMQIEGNLNLINMIANWKKGESILKLVPSLSVEVDGFVGYDCHISKTGLEMKNTISSSNGVSFMVRPKNNNELELELDIPAKMDFIDIESKIHFIKEVKGKPETTVSVSPSSEDEVTHQSCSNSLESSIGIKLCYKFNFFDILRSNSFLQGTPFVAKLSLEKVDPSVKGYIVRTAIQGDSNRKLIKMKLEVPGATTARDVETVVSYTKEEDSYKISAELGFSDVSSNFGAHFTNKVNQKGVQAFAKYKSSDTEIFHAIKADIMARSTTENMEYHVTMYVSRSEDFSPQSQVIEWKFSKRNNGPEISLDILAKTKNAWKSYIDLNLDGGVDLRYASHSRVPLPRKLRKFEFHTGLGGWKVISFVRQTSESGDKVEFSSAFKIARRNEDFIFLEATHTTQGRLYTDFVCMITAKVKMGRAEYKAVSSIYYEYGKKGVSLQVISSEDNVKVADLEAVHDCSGQSCSTKVMVDVPKYTRVIKFDCNRIEQGQDRYMVRAALNHGERMLLRAHGPVTAMLSSDMTKLETHIKLITITNEELKISSNFVFAKNQHVLSVELSTRELVFAAEWKIKFSSSQGTTIGIKFQLPALVDKKLDAIISDKLIHVSFDIQFLPKSSSPRRIKAFTDIDFENKKWMADFAWDADRVQRKKIILDTNVISNSSNPGRFSIYGNVKCMNEMYHVKLDIEAENLRQYRYGENGFNLELTSPQRSLEWKLNTNVESRSAKVDMNLQCKFQDDREYRLTSVVDIEKLGSPYSYKLESEMSFTSPGGQETTVHAEAKHQVTSEEREIYYKASVRTPALRKPLVLEMSSVSQELSYSLKALTERDSPATMINWEMKLYPEGGVEKFVSSVDMNALRDFLKSALEIVAVEGEEYSPGSGKYGKGKYGFHYHKPTPSSYSMKIESPSRTLEGEAEYSPSRSSFKFYPDSDKSEAKYEITGESSHNYWDQVSKYEGRLSHPGMSKDIRVKVEHSYSGQTMRGSLELDIFPDTEDKITGTLKSTMIANNTVRNEASLTTRILRVHPKVTVMAAYSQNTTGIDVQFQKSPSSPVSFQVSALYDRIFTGDATMTFRVINEEDAVVDIAGVMGPEKDPECNGVNIKGVAYASPLGSYDIHSKLCRSFFFELITKKQESQKEFITKLGLQYPNRAEISLSESNLDQPWRNAIAMARVKLPSPTVAEVHFVYESENMHTVKGALKEDWEIVMESAHSWADSVSRYLEEQAQQQGTTFPNPEIETLLEEVKNDLREIYHDLIYKEITPHYEAFREFLRRPPASYVIQFSSSILSGIAKMQRDLRSRLLHEVLAWQEEFKDIKECIIDFLVKAARCVETGEIPEPVRRLLEQLQETRIFRMFKRDVDSFIRRYPEKYEAIQEMVAKVKDTLQEDFEKILIRNSKIQVVENTIEWILKDLSKENMIANKVEEYISEIIQDVIWGVGVETNESEMKFKMHLHEPFYSLIQFLKEVRLNPVYYFEKLALVYDRLIPLPVNNIIWAYYTLLPRHMTELLPPYNRTAMVVSDTEILTFDGALLRAPRSPCQVVLAVYANNKLTMAHPQPSAPPQITFSTGSTTVTVKPDFRVNVNGQEINRQRTTTGNVFIQKKPREVTVTSPFMTVRVFREERVVSVNVTGWTYGRIAGLLGTYDGEIGNDWFTPSGRNASSLQELVSSWQEDKQCQTPPISPFKYNNVLTEKVIHCKTLLGICTKCIPVVPLKSFIKICEAASHPCDVAQAYRVICSNNAVEVMVPLSC from the exons ATGAACACCTCTGCGGTTCTAAGCCTCCTCGTCCTGGTGGCAAGTACTGGTGCTG CGCCATATGAAGAAGTAACTACATGTTCCACGGAATGTCCCGTCGCAGGCTCACCGAAACTTTTCTACCAAGAAGGTAAAACTTACATATATGAGTACTCTGGGAAGTCCAAGATCCAGCTTAAAGGCGTAGATGGACAGACAGAGACGGAGTGGTCTGCACAAGTTGAACTCTCATGGATCACCCCTTGTGACATAGTCATCACTATGAAGGACTCTGAGAGAGACAGTGCCTCTG TCCCAGACGCTGCCAGGTTCCTGGAGAGGTACCcactggtggtggctgtggtcgACGGCAGAGTTCAGCATGTGTGTAGTCATCCTGACGACGATACCTGGTCCATCAATATTAAGAAAGGCATCGCCTCGACCTTCCAGAACTCACTCCCTTCTAATTCCACTGTCAATTCAGGACAGAATATTACCGAG ATAGATGTGGTAGGAAGGTGTCCAACGAGGTATGAAGTAGAGAATCATGGAGACAGAGTTATTATGTGGAAGGAGAAGAATCACCGACTGTGCAAGGAAAGTTACCCCACCCCTGCTGAGACCCAGGTTCCCTGGCTCAGAGGTCCTCTGCCTCTGGAAGAGTCTAAGAGTAAGTGTAAACAAGAAATTAGAGATGGAATCTACTCCACCATCACTTGTGAGGATAAGAAAGTAGTCCGGCCCAGTTATGGATTCTATCAGTATGTTGAAGCCAAACAGGAGTCAACCCTGAAATATCTATCCGaatccagtgaacgttcacctaATATTCCTCAAGGTAACATGATCCGCAAGAGTCTCAAGTATGACTATGATACACCTAAGAAAGACCCGTCCATGGTAGCCCAGTTGGATCAGCTCATGAGGCAGGTCTGTGAGAAGACCAGAGATATTGTTGAACGTGATGCTGCTGCTTTGGTAGCCAGGGCAGCACAGCTGTTGCGTATGGTGCCCGAAGAGGTAGTGGAACGAACCTTGGAAAAAATTCGCTGTGGTCAATACTGTCAAGATCCAAAGAAGCTGGAAGAACTTTTCTTGGATGCTGTTAGCTTCGTCCACGAGTCTGGTGCAGTAAAAGTTATGGTGAAGGAGCTGGTGAGCGAACGTTCCACAAGTAGTCGTGTTGTCCTCTATACTACTGCTTTCTACCTCCTTCCTCGTCCATGTATCCACGCCATGATGGCGTTAAAACCATTGTTTGAATCCACCCGGCCTCTAGCAATGCCCACTCTGGCTGCTGCTTCTATGGTAAATACTTATTGTCGTCACAATCATAACTGCCATGAGCAAGCACCGGTCAGAAGCCTAGTTGAAGCTCTAGGTAATAAACTAAGAAGACAGTGTTCCGCTTCTAACGACGAACATACTGTAAAAGCTGCCCTAACAACACTTAAGGCTCTGGGTAACATGGGTGTGATGACCCAAGAGGTCACCACATCTGTCCTCAGGTGTATGGAGACTGAAGGAGTTGAGAAGAGGATCCGTGTGGCTGCGGCACAAGCCTTCAGACAAACAAAATGTCATCGCTCT GTAACCGAACAACTAGTCAGTATAGCTGTGCATCCTGCAAAAGATACAGAAATTCGCATTTCATCTTATCTTATGGCAGTTAGGTGTGCTAAACGAAAAGATTTAGAAAATATTGTTGCCTCTATATCCAGGGAAGACAACACACAAG TTCGTGGGTTCGTACTGAGTCACCTGTTGAACCTCCaagacaccaacacaccacacaagGAACACCTCCGACATATGCTGACGAACGTTCTCATTCCAAGAGATTTTAAGATAGACATTAGGAAATATTCTCGCAACATAGACctttcatatttctcaccttcagCGGGTGTTGGTGCTGGCCTGGAGTCCAACATCATCTACGCTCCAGGATCCTTCATCCCTCGATCTATTGACTTCAACCTCACTGCTGCTTTAGAGGGAATCTCAATGAACATAGGCGAGGTTGGTGCACGATTTGAAGGCCTAGATCCATTTATTGAGAAACTGTTTGGCCCAGAAAGTTACTTCCAGAAAGCTAGTTATGAACAAATATTCAGTGAAATGACATCATTGTTTCATGAAAAGAAAAACAAATTCCTAGAACATTTCCATGGAGACTTCAAACATAAAAGATCAATTGATATGTCTACATTGTCCAACTTCTTCCATAATCTCTACAGTGATGAATCAAGATTAGCCAAGGCTGATGTTTTTGCTCGCTTTATGGGCCAGGAGATAAGTTTTGCCTCATTAGCTGGAGACTTGACGGACATCAGTGCTGACAGATTTATAGAAGCCTTTTTCTCTTACTTCAGTGACATCGCCGATCAAATGAAGCACTTAAACATCAATTCTGCCAGAACTGCTCAATTGCACTTGGACTATTATTTCCCCACCATCCAGGGCACTCCATTCAAGCTTAAGATGGACGGAACAGCTGTTTTAGGAATGCAGATTGAGGGAAATCTCAACCTTATAAATATGATAGCTAACTGGAAAAAAGGTGAGAGTATCTTGAAGCTTGTTCCCAGTTTGTCTGTGGAGGTTGATGGCTTCGTTGGTTATGACTGTCATATCTCTAAGACAGGCCTCGAAATGAAAAATACGATCTCCAGTAGCAATGGTGTCTCCTTTATGGTGAGACCAAAGAACAATAATGAACTAGAACTTGAACTGGACATCCCAGCCAAGATGGACTTCATTGATATAGAGAGTAAAATTCACTTTATAAAAGAGGTAAAAGGAAAACCTGAAACAACTGTCTCAGTTTCACCATCAAGTGAGGACGAAGTCACACATCAGTCTTGTTCCAACTCACTTGAGTCAAGTATTGGTATTAAACTTTGCTACAAATTCAATTTCTTCGACATACTCCGTAGCAACAGTTTCCTACAAGGTACGCCATTTGTTGCAAAGTTATCCTTAGAGAAAGTTGATCCCTCAGTGAAAGGATATATCGTGAGAACAGCAATTCAGGGTGATAGCAATAGAAAATTGATTAAAATGAAGCTAGAAGTGCCTGGAGCCACTACTGCAAGGGACGTTGAAACCGTTGTGTCCTATACCAAAGAAGAAGATTCCTACAAGATTTCAGCAGAGCTGGGATTCTCTGACGTTAGCAGCAATTTCGGTGCCCACTTTACCAACAAGGTAAACCAGAAAGGTGTCCAGGCTTTTGCTAAATACAAGTCTAGTGATACAGAAATATTCCACGCAATAAAAGCAGATATTATGGCCAGGTCAACAACAGAGAACATGGAATACCACGTAACAATGTACGTCAGCAGAAGCGAAGATTTCTCCCCTCAGTCTCAAGTGATCGAGTGGAAATTTAGCAAGAGAAATAATGGCCCTGAAATATCACTGGATATTTTAGCAAAGACAAAGAATGCATGGAAAAGTTACATTGACCTGAACCTAGATG GTGGAGTGGACCTGAGGTACGCTTCACACTCCCGCGTGCCTctaccaagaaagctacgcaaaTTTGAGTTCCACACCGGCTTGGGAGGCTGGAAGGTCATATCATTTGTCCGTCAGACATCAGAGTCTGGCGACAAGGTTGAATTTTCTTCTGCCTTCAAGATAGCTCGCAGGAATGAAGACTTTATCTTTCTTGaggccacccacactacacaaggAAGACTCTACACGGACTTTGTTTGCATGATAACAGCTAAAG TGAAAATGGGCCGCGCTGAGTACAAAGCAGTTTCCAGTATCTACTATGAATATGGGAAGAAGGGAGTATCTTTACAAGTAATTAGTTCTGAAGATAATGTGAAGGTGGCTGACCTTGAAGCTGTCCATGATTGCTCTGGCCAGTCCTGTAGCACTAAAGTTATG GTAGACGTCCCGAAGTACACCAGAGTCATAAAATTTGATTGTAACAGAATAGAGCAGGGGCAAGATCGCTACATGGTCAGAGCTGCTTTAAATCATGGAGAGCGCATGTTGCTTCGAGCTCATGGACCAGTAACAGCTATGCTCTCCTCAGATATGACAAAGCTTGAAACTCATATTAAACTTATTACAATAACTAATGAAGAACTTAAGATATCTTCCAATTTTGTTTTTGCTAAGAACCAGCATGTTTTGTCAGTGGAACTTAGCACGCGAGAGCTAGTCTTTGCGGCTGAATGGAAAATAAAATTTAGTTCCTCTCAAGGAACTACGATTGGAATAAAGTTCCAGCTTCCAGCTTTGGTAGATAAGAAACTTGATGCCATTATCAGCGACAAGCTGATCCATGTTAGTTTCGACATTCAGTTTTTACCGAAGAGTTCGTCTCCTCGCAGAATAAAAGCGTTTACTGACATAGACTTCGAAAACAAGAAGTGGATGGCTGACTTCGCTTGGGATGCTGACCGTGTCCAGCGTAAAAAGATCATTCTTGACACTAACGTGATTAGCAATTCATCCAACCCAGGACGATTTTCCATTTA TGGCAATGTCAAGTGCATGAATGAGATGTACCACGTCAAACTTGATATAGAGGCAGAAAATCTACGACAATACCGCTATGGAGAGAATGGCTTCAACCTGGAGTTAACGTCACCACAGAGGAGCTTGGAATGGAAGTTAAACACCAACGTTGAATCCAGGTCCGCGAAAGTAGATATGAATCTTCAATGCAAGTTCCAGGATGACAGGGAATACAGGTTGACAAGTGTTGTGGATATTGAAAAGCTTGGTAGTCCATACAGCTACAAGCTGGAGTCTGAGATGAGCTTCACATCACCAGGAGGACAGGAGACTACAGTTCACGCTGAGGCGAAACACCAAGTTACTTCAGAGGAACGTGAAATATATTATAAG GCAAGTGTAAGGACTCCTGCTTTGAGAAAACCTCTTGTGCTGGAGATGTCATCAGTTAGCCAAGAGTTATCCTACAGTTTGAAAGCCCTGACGGAGAGGGACTCCCCTGCCACCATGATCAACTGGGAAATGAAACTTTATCCTGAAGGAGGAGTTGAAAAGTTTGTGTCATCCGTGGATATGAATGCTCTTCGTGATTTCCTCAAGTCCGCTCTTGAGATTGTGGCCGTAGAAGGTGAGGAATATTCTCCCGGAAGTGGAAAATATGGAAAAGGCAAATATGGATTCCACTACCACAAGCCTACACCATCCTCCTACTCTATGAAAATTGAGTCTCCATCCCGCACTCTGGAGGGTGAAGCTGAGTATTCTCCTTCAAGGTCAAGTTTCAAGTTCTATCCTGACAGTGACAAAAGTGAGGCCAAATATGAAATCACTGGAGAATCTTCACACAACTACTGGGATCAGGTATCGAAGTACGAAGGCCGATTGAGTCACCCAGGTATGTCCAAGGATATCAGAGTTAAGGTTGAACATTCATACAGTGGACAGACCATGCGAGGCTCACTAGAGCTGGACATCTTCCCCGACACAGAAGACAAAATTACAGGCACGCTAAAGTCAACCATGATCGCCAACAACACTGTCAGAAATGAAGCATCACTAACTACCAGG ATACTGAGAGTGCACCCCAAAGTCACCGTAATGGCAGCTTATTCTCAAAATACGACTGGCATTGATGTGCAGTTCCAGAAGTCTCCCTCTTCACCTGTATCCTTCCAAGTGTCGGCCCTGTACGACCGAATTTTCACTGGAGATGCAACAATGACTTTCCGTGTGATTAACGAGGAAGACGCTGTGGTGGACATAGCTGGTGTGATGGGGCCAGAAAAAGATCCTGAGTGTAACGGCGTCAACATCAAGGGTGTGGCTTACGCTTCTCCCCTCGGAAGTTATGATATTCACTCCAAACTTTGTAGATCATTTTTCTTCGAACTGATTACTAAGAAACAAGAAAGTCAAAAGGAATTCATAACGAAACTTGGCCTGCAATATCCGAACAGAGCTGAGATTAGCTTATCGGAAAGTAACCTGGATCAACCGTGGAGAAACGCAATAGCAATGGCCCGTGTCAAACTTCCCTCTCCTACTGTTGCTGAAGTTCACTTCGTTTACGAATCTGAAAATATGCACACGGTGAAG GGCGCtttgaaggaagactgggagaTAGTGATGGAGTCTGCTCACTCATGGGCTGACAGTGTGTCTAGATATCTGGAGGAACAAGCACAGCAACAAGGCACTACCTTCCCTAACCCAGAGATCGAAACACTTCTCGAAGAAGTCAAAAATGATCTTAGGGAAATATATCATGATCTGATTTATAAAGAAATCACCCCACATTATGAGGCTTTCCGTGAATTCCTAAGGCGTCCGCCAGCTTCGTACGTTATACAATTTTCTTCAAGCATCCTCTCAGGTATAGCCAAGATGCAGAGAGACCTAAGAAGTCGTCTTCTCCATGAGGTTCTAGCTTGGCAAGAAGAGTTTAAGGATATCAAAGAGTGCATAATTGACT TTTTGGTGAAGGCTGCGCGTTGTGTGGAGACCGGTGAGATTCCAGAGCCAGTGCGTCGCCTACTGGAACAGCTGCAAGAAACTAGGATATTCAGAATGTTTAAGAGGGACGTCGACTCCTTTATTCGGCGATACCCGGAGAAGTACGAGGCCATTCAGGAGATGGTGGCCAAGGTCAAGGATACCCTCCAGGAAGATTTTGAGAAAATTCTCATTAGGAACTCAAAGATTCAAGTTGTTGAAAATACGATCGAGTGGATTCTTAAAGACCTCAGCAAA GAAAACATGATTGCCAATAAGGTGGAGGAGTATATTAGTGAAATCATTCAGGACGTTATCTGGGGTGTTGGTGTGGAAACAAATGAAAGCGAAATGAAATTCAAAATGCACTTACATGAGCCATTTTATTCTTTGATTCAATTTCTGAAGGAGGTTCGCTTAAATCCTGTCTATTACTTTGAAAAACTGGCCTTGGTTTATGACCGCCTCATTCCCTTGCCCGTCAACAATATAATCTGGGCATACTACACGTTGCTGCCCCGCCATATGACAGAGTTGCTGCCTCCTTACAACCGCACAGCCATGGTTGTCAGTGACACAGAGATCCTTACCTTTGATGGAGCTCTACTCCGTGCACCTCGTTCACCGTGTCAGGTTGTCTTGGCTGTATATGCCAACAACAAGCTTACCATGGCCCATCCACAACCATCAGCCCCACCACAGATCACCTTCTCTACTGGCTCCACTACCGTCACTGTTAAGCCAGACTTCCGTGTTAACGTTAACGGACAAGAGATAAACAGACAACGAACAACTACAGGTAATGTCTTTATTCAAAAAAAACCCCGAGAAgtcactgtaacatcacccttCATGACAGTCCGAGTATTTCGCGAAGAACGTGTGGTATCCGTGAACGTAACTGGCTGGACCTACGGCCGCATTGCAGGTCTTCTGGGTACCTATGATGGTGAAATCGGTAACGACTGGTTTACACCATCGGGAAGGAACGCTTCCAGCCTCCAGGAACTGGTGTCATCTTGGCAAGAGGACAAACAGTGCCAGactcctcccatttctcctttcaagTATAACAATGTATTAACAGAAAAAGTTATTCACTGCAAGACACTACTGGGAATTTGCACCAAATGCATCCCAGTGGTTCCTCTAAAGTCCTTCATCAAAATATGTGAGGCTGCCAGCCATCCCTGCGATGTAGCTCAAGCCTACCGCGTAATTTGCTCCAACAATGCTGTAGAAGTGATGGTGCCCCTTAGCTGCTGA